One region of Microbacterium sp. M28 genomic DNA includes:
- a CDS encoding cysteine desulfurase family protein, with protein MRHYLDHAATTPLRPESRDAWLAATSVIGNASSTHGAGQDARRLLEESRERIAAVLQCDPIEVVLTSGGTESINTALRGLWAARPQGTSAIVLPDAEHHATVDTVAALAREGAEVRIVRVSDRARIDPDHFADALPGAAAATALVANNEAGTINDAAALARAAGSAGTPLHLDAVAALGHVPVSFRGLRGDAPAGVGLVAMSVAGHKIGAPVGIGALVVARSARLSALLHGGAQQRGLRAGTQDVAGAAAFAVALEAAESERVAESARLTGLRDRLVSGILSRVPDAELLGDPVDRLPGNAHVLFPGAVGESLLFLLDVAGIAASTGSACQAGVAEPSHVVMAMGRTEQDARSVLRFTLGRTSTEDDVDAVLAVIADVCARASGSGSASGS; from the coding sequence ATGCGGCACTATCTCGATCACGCGGCGACAACGCCGTTGCGCCCGGAATCCCGCGATGCGTGGCTGGCGGCGACCTCGGTGATCGGAAACGCCTCGTCGACGCACGGTGCAGGACAGGACGCGCGCCGTCTCCTGGAGGAGTCCAGGGAACGCATCGCGGCCGTGCTGCAGTGCGATCCGATCGAGGTCGTGCTGACGTCCGGGGGGACCGAGTCCATCAACACCGCTCTGCGGGGTCTGTGGGCGGCTCGTCCTCAGGGGACGAGCGCGATCGTGCTGCCGGATGCCGAGCATCACGCGACCGTGGACACGGTGGCGGCGCTGGCCCGCGAGGGCGCCGAGGTGCGGATCGTGCGGGTGAGCGATCGGGCGCGGATCGATCCCGATCATTTCGCGGACGCGCTCCCCGGCGCGGCGGCGGCCACTGCACTGGTCGCCAACAACGAGGCGGGCACGATCAACGACGCGGCGGCTCTCGCGCGTGCGGCCGGTTCCGCCGGAACGCCGCTGCATCTGGACGCCGTCGCGGCGCTGGGACACGTGCCCGTCTCTTTCCGAGGGCTCCGCGGCGACGCACCCGCCGGCGTCGGGCTGGTCGCGATGAGCGTCGCCGGGCACAAGATCGGGGCGCCGGTCGGCATCGGCGCGCTGGTCGTCGCGCGTTCGGCACGGCTGAGCGCGCTCCTGCACGGCGGCGCTCAGCAGCGCGGACTGCGCGCGGGCACGCAGGACGTCGCCGGAGCGGCCGCGTTCGCCGTGGCGCTCGAGGCAGCCGAATCCGAGCGCGTCGCCGAATCGGCTCGGCTCACCGGTCTCCGGGATCGCCTCGTGTCCGGCATCCTGTCCCGCGTCCCGGATGCCGAACTGCTCGGCGACCCCGTCGATCGGCTGCCGGGGAACGCGCATGTGCTGTTCCCCGGCGCCGTGGGGGAGAGCCTGCTGTTCCTGCTGGACGTGGCAGGCATCGCCGCATCGACCGGCTCGGCGTGCCAGGCGGGAGTCGCGGAACCATCGCATGTGGTGATGGCGATGGGTCGGACCGAGCAGGACGCCCGCAGTGTGCTGCGCTTCACGCTCGGCCGCACCTCGACCGAGGACGACGTGGATGCCGTGCTGGCGGTGATCGCGGACGTCTGCGCACGTGCATCCGGGTCCGGTTCAGCCAGCGGCTCGTAG
- a CDS encoding alpha-1,4-glucan--maltose-1-phosphate maltosyltransferase, which produces MAARTVSRSEALRSPVQIPLRSAPATVSTGAERTGRIPLSDPRPSVPGGFDAKAFAGEVVPFSVVAFREGHDRIAVHVRLTAPDGSESLHRLTPLNDGTDRWEAEIALDLRGPWHYRFEAFSDEYATWAHAAAVKIAAGVDVEVMTASGVQLLARAAAEKDRPTAERRRLSAAASDLDGGGAATTLDAARSTEFARLFAERPLRSLFTASDEHRIRVERTRAGVGAWYEFFPRSEGAKRSADGTIISGTFRTATKRLPAVAEMGFDVLYLPPIHPIGRSHRKGPNNTLNAGPNDPGSPWAIGSADGGHDTVHPDLGTLADFRAFVRAAQKAGLEIALDLALQASPDHPWVAEHPEWFTTLPDGTIAYAENPPKKYQDIYPVNFDNDPDGICAEVLRIVEHWIAQGVQIFRVDNPHTKPLWFWEWLIARVNDAHPGVVFLAEAFTRPAPLRSLAAVGFQQSYTYFTWRNTKSELEEFLTSLATETADYLRPNLFVNTPDILTEYLQFGGRAAYRVRAAIAATAAPTYGVYAGYELYENIARPGAEENIDNEKYEYKLRDFAGAEAAGDSLAPYLRRLNEIRRDHPALRQLRNLSVHWSDDDAVLVYAKHLGAEFTGTGTADTVIVVANVDPHSVRETTVHLDTRVWGVDPGSSFEVEDLITGQVWTWSDHDYVRLDAFAEPVHILAVKERS; this is translated from the coding sequence ATGGCCGCACGCACGGTATCCCGTTCCGAGGCTCTGAGGAGCCCCGTCCAGATTCCCCTGCGGTCCGCTCCGGCGACCGTCTCCACAGGCGCGGAGCGCACGGGCAGGATCCCGCTGTCGGATCCGCGGCCGAGCGTCCCCGGCGGATTCGACGCGAAGGCGTTCGCCGGTGAAGTCGTGCCGTTCAGCGTCGTCGCGTTCCGTGAAGGTCACGATCGCATCGCCGTGCACGTGCGCCTGACCGCACCGGACGGTTCGGAGAGCCTGCACCGGCTGACGCCGCTGAACGACGGCACCGACCGGTGGGAGGCCGAGATCGCCCTCGACCTCCGCGGTCCGTGGCACTACCGCTTCGAGGCCTTCTCGGACGAGTACGCGACCTGGGCCCACGCCGCCGCGGTGAAGATCGCGGCCGGCGTCGACGTCGAGGTCATGACGGCATCCGGCGTCCAGCTCCTCGCCAGAGCCGCCGCGGAGAAGGACCGGCCGACGGCCGAGCGCCGCCGCCTGTCGGCCGCCGCGAGCGACCTCGACGGCGGCGGTGCCGCAACGACGCTCGACGCGGCTCGGAGCACCGAGTTCGCGCGGCTCTTCGCGGAGCGGCCGCTGCGGTCCCTCTTCACGGCATCCGATGAGCACCGGATCCGGGTCGAGCGCACCCGCGCGGGCGTCGGCGCCTGGTACGAGTTCTTCCCGCGGTCGGAGGGGGCCAAGCGCTCGGCGGACGGCACGATCATCAGCGGGACGTTCCGGACCGCGACGAAGCGGTTGCCAGCCGTGGCGGAGATGGGCTTCGATGTGCTGTATCTGCCGCCGATCCACCCGATCGGTCGCAGCCATCGCAAGGGCCCCAACAACACGCTGAACGCCGGGCCGAACGATCCGGGCTCGCCGTGGGCGATCGGATCCGCCGACGGAGGTCATGACACCGTCCACCCCGATCTCGGTACCTTGGCCGACTTCCGGGCGTTCGTGCGCGCAGCGCAGAAGGCGGGACTGGAGATCGCTCTCGACCTCGCCCTGCAGGCCTCTCCCGACCATCCGTGGGTCGCCGAGCATCCGGAATGGTTCACCACGCTGCCGGACGGGACGATCGCGTATGCGGAGAACCCGCCCAAGAAGTATCAGGACATCTACCCGGTGAACTTCGACAACGATCCGGATGGGATCTGCGCCGAGGTGCTGCGCATCGTCGAGCACTGGATCGCGCAGGGCGTGCAGATCTTCCGCGTCGACAACCCGCACACCAAGCCGCTCTGGTTCTGGGAGTGGCTGATCGCACGGGTGAACGACGCCCACCCGGGTGTGGTCTTCCTGGCCGAGGCGTTCACGCGGCCCGCTCCCCTGCGCTCGCTCGCGGCCGTCGGGTTCCAGCAGAGCTACACGTACTTCACGTGGCGCAACACCAAGTCCGAGCTCGAGGAGTTCCTCACGTCGCTCGCGACGGAGACCGCCGACTATCTGCGACCCAATCTCTTCGTCAACACACCGGACATCCTGACCGAATACCTGCAGTTCGGGGGCCGCGCCGCCTACCGCGTGCGTGCCGCGATCGCGGCGACCGCTGCGCCGACCTACGGCGTCTACGCGGGCTACGAGCTGTACGAGAACATCGCACGGCCGGGCGCCGAGGAGAACATCGACAACGAGAAGTACGAGTACAAGCTGCGCGACTTCGCCGGGGCCGAGGCGGCCGGCGACTCCCTCGCACCGTATCTGCGGCGCTTGAACGAGATCCGTCGGGATCATCCGGCACTGCGCCAGCTGCGCAACCTCTCCGTGCACTGGAGCGACGACGACGCCGTTCTGGTCTACGCGAAGCATCTCGGGGCGGAGTTCACCGGAACAGGCACCGCCGACACCGTGATCGTCGTCGCGAACGTCGACCCGCACTCGGTCCGTGAGACGACGGTGCACCTGGACACCCGCGTCTGGGGTGTCGACCCAGGGTCCTCCTTCGAGGTGGAGGATCTCATCACGGGACAGGTGTGGACCTGGAGCGACCACGACTACGTACGGCTCGACGCCTTCGCCGAGCCGGTGCACATCCTGGCAGTGAAGGAGCGATCATGA
- a CDS encoding tetratricopeptide repeat protein, translating to MTDISPAALRGAVDLSALRNRPSPSAAPAGSAAQPDSAVASGALIRDITDETFGEVLELSRTVPVVVDLWAEWCGPCKQLSPILEKITQELAGRVVLAKVDVDANPQLAQGFRAQSIPMVVALVAGQPVPMFNGAVPEEQVRQVFEQLLQLAAQNGVTGTLPVGERKPEEPVEEAPLPPLHAEAFAAIENGDYAGAVRAYEKALAENPRDEDARAGLGQVRLLDRVQGLDLQQARAAAAAAPQDLDAQFAVADLDIAGGHVEDAFGRLLDLFAAVGTDERTAVRERLVELFGLIGADDPRVISARTRLSSLLF from the coding sequence ATGACCGATATCTCACCTGCCGCCCTGCGCGGCGCTGTCGACCTCTCCGCCCTGCGCAACCGTCCGTCCCCGTCCGCGGCGCCAGCGGGATCCGCCGCGCAGCCGGACAGCGCCGTCGCCTCCGGCGCGCTCATCCGCGACATCACGGATGAGACGTTCGGTGAGGTGCTCGAGCTGTCCCGTACGGTTCCGGTGGTCGTCGACCTGTGGGCCGAGTGGTGCGGCCCGTGCAAGCAGCTGAGTCCGATCCTCGAGAAGATCACTCAGGAGCTCGCCGGGCGCGTCGTGCTCGCCAAGGTGGACGTCGACGCGAACCCGCAACTGGCACAGGGCTTCCGCGCCCAGTCGATCCCGATGGTGGTCGCGCTGGTCGCCGGGCAGCCGGTGCCGATGTTCAACGGCGCCGTTCCGGAGGAGCAGGTGCGTCAGGTGTTCGAGCAGCTCCTGCAGCTCGCGGCTCAGAACGGTGTGACCGGAACGCTGCCCGTCGGCGAGCGGAAGCCGGAGGAGCCAGTCGAAGAGGCCCCGCTGCCGCCGCTGCACGCGGAGGCGTTCGCTGCGATCGAGAACGGCGACTACGCGGGTGCCGTCCGCGCGTACGAGAAGGCCCTGGCGGAGAACCCGCGGGACGAGGATGCACGAGCGGGCCTCGGACAGGTGCGCCTGCTCGACCGCGTGCAGGGCCTCGATCTCCAGCAGGCGCGCGCGGCGGCCGCCGCCGCGCCGCAGGACCTCGATGCGCAGTTCGCCGTCGCGGACCTCGACATCGCCGGCGGCCACGTCGAGGACGCCTTCGGACGCCTGCTCGATCTGTTCGCGGCTGTCGGGACGGACGAGCGGACCGCGGTGCGCGAGCGCCTTGTCGAGCTGTTCGGTCTGATCGGTGCTGACGACCCGCGTGTGATCAGCGCCCGCACCCGGCTGTCGTCGCTACTGTTCTGA
- the mnmA gene encoding tRNA 2-thiouridine(34) synthase MnmA: MRILAAMSGGVDSAVAAARAVEAGHEVVGVHLALSRAGGTLRTGSRGCCTIEDAMDARRAADRLGIPFYVWDFSERFRDDVIDDFISEYQAGRTPNPCMRCNEKIKFAALLERALELGFDAVCTGHYATLVSTEEGLELHRASDNAKDQSYVLGVLTAEQLAHTYFPLGSTPSKALVRAEAAERGLSVAQKPDSHDICFIPDGDTRGWLAEKVGTATGEIVDREGAVVGSHEGAHGYTVGQRRGLHLGVPAPDGKPRFVLEVRPVSNTVVVGPKEALAIAEISGERFSWAGAAPTDTEFACHVQIRAHAEPEPATAFVTDAGVRVLPEQPLNGVAPGQTAVLYIGTRVLGQFTIDTTVSAVPVGA; encoded by the coding sequence ATGCGTATTCTGGCGGCCATGAGCGGTGGCGTTGACTCGGCCGTCGCGGCAGCACGAGCGGTCGAGGCGGGCCACGAGGTCGTCGGCGTGCACCTGGCGCTCTCGCGCGCCGGGGGTACCCTTCGGACCGGCAGTCGGGGCTGCTGCACGATCGAGGACGCCATGGATGCGCGTCGCGCGGCGGATCGCCTGGGCATCCCGTTCTACGTGTGGGATTTCTCGGAGCGTTTCCGCGATGACGTGATCGACGACTTCATCAGCGAGTACCAGGCCGGCCGGACGCCGAATCCGTGCATGCGCTGCAACGAGAAGATCAAGTTCGCGGCGCTCCTCGAGCGCGCGTTGGAGCTCGGCTTCGACGCGGTATGCACCGGCCACTACGCGACGCTCGTGTCGACGGAAGAAGGCCTCGAGCTGCACCGGGCGTCCGACAACGCGAAGGATCAGTCCTACGTGCTGGGCGTGCTGACGGCCGAGCAGCTCGCGCACACGTACTTCCCGCTCGGGTCGACGCCGTCCAAGGCGCTCGTGCGAGCCGAAGCCGCCGAGCGCGGACTCAGCGTGGCGCAGAAGCCGGACAGCCACGACATCTGCTTCATCCCGGATGGCGACACCCGCGGCTGGCTCGCGGAGAAGGTCGGCACCGCGACCGGGGAGATCGTGGACCGCGAAGGCGCCGTGGTCGGTTCGCACGAGGGAGCTCACGGCTACACGGTCGGCCAGCGGCGCGGCCTGCATCTGGGCGTTCCGGCGCCGGACGGCAAGCCGCGGTTCGTGCTCGAGGTGCGCCCCGTGTCGAACACGGTCGTCGTCGGTCCCAAGGAGGCGCTCGCGATCGCCGAGATCTCGGGGGAGCGGTTCAGCTGGGCCGGGGCGGCGCCGACGGACACCGAATTCGCGTGCCACGTGCAGATCCGTGCGCACGCCGAGCCGGAGCCCGCGACGGCGTTCGTGACGGACGCCGGGGTGCGCGTGCTCCCTGAGCAGCCGCTGAACGGCGTGGCGCCGGGCCAGACCGCCGTGCTGTACATCGGAACGCGGGTGCTCGGTCAGTTCACGATCGACACGACCGTCTCCGCGGTCCCGGTCGGGGCCTGA
- the glgX gene encoding glycogen debranching protein GlgX — protein sequence MSATRAFAAPGGTNLDNLGVRLHDGTATLRVWSQNASSVELVLFDESDLDWVTDTVRLERRPGSVWEVTTDLLQPGTRYALRVGGPHGPGNTFNPETLLLDPYARGLAQGDGYEEWRSVVIADGFDWGGVQKPRIPLDRTVVYEGHLKGMTKRHPGVTPALHGTYAGLAHPAMIEYLHSIGVTTVELLPIHAFVPEPRLLERGLTNYWGYNTLNFFTPHAAYASDDARKEGPEAVLSEFKGMVRLLHEAGLEVVLDVVYNHTSEEGIGGPRSSLRGIDNAAYYRQQDDGAYIDTTGCGNTLNTSTDAAARLVLDSLRYWATEMQIDGFRFDLATALGRNDRHEYDREHALLRAIQDDPILADVKLIAEPWDVGLGGWQTGNFPDGFLEWNDRYRDRVRNFWLSDIDYARRASAPVGIGGFATRLAGSSNTFSDERGPLASVNFVTAHDGFTLHDLVSYDVKHNEANGENNHDGADMNRSFNHGAEGPTDDPAILAARRKAMRNLLGTVLLSAGIPMLTAGDETGRTQRGNNNAYAHDSALTWLNWEFEPWQEDLRAHVAALTRLRRENPALRPSRYARLGEHIPNASVMDWYDQNGETMEQQQWTDPGNRTLQYVAASTPDAEDFNRILLIVHGTETPIDITLPEAVEGATRFVSLWSSADEHPDAEERVHLPGDVLPIPGTSMHLFRVE from the coding sequence ATGTCCGCGACCCGTGCGTTCGCCGCCCCCGGCGGAACCAACCTCGACAATCTCGGTGTGCGTCTCCACGACGGCACGGCGACGCTGCGCGTCTGGTCGCAGAACGCCTCGTCCGTCGAACTCGTCCTCTTCGACGAATCGGACCTCGACTGGGTGACCGATACGGTCCGTCTCGAGCGCCGCCCGGGCAGCGTCTGGGAGGTCACCACTGACCTGCTCCAGCCGGGTACCCGGTACGCCCTGCGCGTCGGAGGCCCGCACGGACCGGGCAACACCTTCAACCCCGAGACGCTCCTTCTGGACCCGTACGCCAGGGGTCTCGCGCAGGGCGACGGCTATGAGGAATGGCGCTCGGTCGTCATCGCCGACGGCTTCGACTGGGGCGGCGTGCAGAAGCCGCGCATCCCGCTGGACCGCACGGTCGTGTATGAGGGACATCTCAAGGGCATGACCAAGCGTCACCCCGGCGTCACGCCCGCCCTGCACGGCACCTATGCCGGGTTGGCGCACCCGGCCATGATCGAGTACCTCCACTCGATCGGTGTCACCACGGTCGAGCTGCTGCCCATCCACGCGTTCGTCCCCGAGCCGCGCCTTCTCGAACGCGGCCTGACGAACTACTGGGGCTACAACACCCTGAACTTCTTCACGCCGCACGCCGCGTACGCCAGCGACGACGCCCGCAAGGAAGGACCGGAGGCGGTCCTTTCCGAGTTCAAGGGCATGGTCCGGCTGCTGCACGAGGCCGGCCTCGAGGTCGTGCTCGACGTGGTCTACAACCACACATCGGAAGAGGGCATCGGCGGTCCGCGGTCGAGCCTGCGCGGCATCGACAACGCCGCGTACTACCGCCAGCAGGACGACGGCGCGTACATCGACACCACCGGGTGCGGCAACACGCTGAACACGTCGACGGATGCCGCGGCCCGCCTCGTCCTCGACTCCCTGCGCTACTGGGCGACGGAGATGCAGATCGACGGATTCCGGTTCGACCTCGCCACGGCTCTGGGGCGCAACGACCGCCACGAGTACGACCGGGAGCACGCGCTGCTGCGGGCCATCCAGGACGACCCGATCCTCGCCGACGTGAAGCTCATCGCCGAGCCGTGGGACGTCGGACTCGGCGGCTGGCAGACGGGCAACTTCCCCGACGGGTTCCTGGAGTGGAACGACCGCTACCGCGACCGCGTCCGCAACTTCTGGCTCAGCGACATCGACTACGCCCGACGCGCATCGGCCCCGGTCGGCATCGGCGGTTTCGCCACGCGTCTGGCCGGATCGTCCAACACCTTCTCGGACGAGCGAGGCCCGCTGGCCAGCGTCAACTTCGTCACAGCGCACGACGGATTCACCCTGCACGACCTCGTGTCCTACGACGTCAAGCACAACGAGGCCAACGGCGAGAACAACCACGACGGCGCCGACATGAACCGTTCGTTCAACCACGGCGCCGAGGGGCCGACCGACGACCCGGCGATCCTCGCCGCCCGCCGCAAGGCGATGCGCAATCTCCTAGGGACGGTGCTGCTGTCCGCCGGCATCCCGATGCTGACCGCCGGCGACGAGACGGGACGCACCCAGCGCGGCAACAACAACGCCTACGCGCACGACTCCGCGCTGACGTGGCTGAACTGGGAGTTCGAGCCGTGGCAGGAGGACCTGCGTGCGCATGTGGCGGCGCTGACCCGTCTGCGGCGCGAGAACCCGGCCCTGCGGCCATCCCGATACGCGCGTCTGGGCGAGCACATCCCCAACGCGAGTGTCATGGACTGGTACGACCAGAACGGCGAGACCATGGAGCAGCAGCAGTGGACGGACCCGGGCAACCGGACGCTGCAGTACGTCGCGGCGTCGACGCCCGACGCTGAGGACTTCAACCGCATCCTGCTGATCGTGCACGGCACGGAGACACCGATCGACATCACGCTCCCCGAGGCCGTTGAGGGCGCGACGCGGTTCGTCTCGCTGTGGTCGAGCGCGGACGAGCATCCGGATGCCGAGGAGCGCGTCCACCTGCCCGGTGACGTTCTGCCGATACCAGGAACCTCGATGCACCTGTTCCGGGTGGAGTGA
- the glgB gene encoding 1,4-alpha-glucan branching protein GlgB, protein MSYVEDVTEAEGWAQIAAGAHHAPHDVLGAHPVTDAAGRTHTTVRVRRPLADEVTLVFADGRRLALSHVAHGIWEARHDGPPVAYRVATAYGDDDEIFAGDPYRHLPTLGDMDLHLIAEGRHERLWEVLGAHPMAHGSELGTAFAVWAPNARAVRVVGDHNGWDGSGHPMRSLGSSGVWEIFIPDVTIGTRYKYEILTRDGHWVLKADPMAQAAQTPPETASVVTASAYVWQDGAWMTRRAATHAVAQPMSVYEVHLGSWRHGLGYRKMADALIEHVKATGFTHVEFMPVAEHPFGGSWGYQISGYYAPTSRFGSPDDLRHLIDRLHGAGIGVILDWVPGHFPKDAFALARFDGEPLYEHADPRRGEHQDWGTLIFDYGRPEVRGFLVANALYWLEQFHIDGLRVDAVASMLYLDYSRKDGEWEPNIHGGRENLEAIRFLQEANATAYRLHPGIVMIAEESTSFPGVTAPTDHAGLGFGFKWNMGWMNDSLVYIQRDPVHRSHHEGEMTFSFVYAFGENYVLPISHDEVVHGKRSLVAKMPGDHAHQLANARAYLGYMWGHPGKNLLFMGQEFGQLAEWSESRELDWWLLDQPAHRRLMDFVGSLNTTYRAQSPLWERDGDASSFTRMGGPTWDPNVIAFERRDAHGGRLVVISNFSGTTRTALPLTFSVEGVWQEVLNTDAAAFGGHDVGNLGMVIARSEQDGAAPVAAVTVPALSTLWLRHQPEPHVPTVSHG, encoded by the coding sequence ATGAGCTACGTCGAGGACGTCACCGAGGCCGAGGGCTGGGCGCAGATCGCGGCAGGCGCGCACCACGCACCGCATGACGTGCTCGGCGCGCATCCGGTGACGGATGCCGCAGGACGGACGCACACGACCGTCCGAGTGCGGCGCCCGCTCGCGGACGAGGTGACTCTCGTGTTCGCCGACGGACGCCGCCTGGCGCTCTCCCATGTCGCTCACGGCATATGGGAGGCGCGGCACGACGGTCCACCGGTCGCCTACCGCGTCGCCACGGCCTACGGCGATGACGACGAGATCTTCGCCGGCGACCCGTACCGGCATCTCCCGACCCTGGGCGACATGGACCTGCACCTCATCGCGGAGGGGCGCCACGAACGGTTGTGGGAGGTCCTCGGTGCGCATCCGATGGCGCACGGCTCCGAGCTCGGTACCGCATTCGCCGTGTGGGCGCCGAATGCCAGGGCCGTGCGCGTGGTCGGCGATCACAACGGGTGGGACGGATCAGGGCATCCGATGCGGTCGCTGGGCTCGAGCGGTGTCTGGGAGATCTTCATCCCCGATGTCACGATCGGCACCCGCTACAAGTACGAGATACTCACGCGCGACGGCCACTGGGTCCTGAAGGCCGACCCCATGGCGCAGGCCGCGCAGACACCGCCCGAGACGGCATCCGTCGTGACGGCGTCCGCATACGTCTGGCAGGACGGCGCCTGGATGACGCGTCGCGCCGCCACGCACGCCGTCGCCCAGCCGATGTCGGTCTACGAAGTCCACCTGGGCTCGTGGCGGCACGGGCTCGGCTACCGCAAGATGGCGGATGCGCTCATCGAACACGTCAAGGCGACGGGCTTCACGCACGTCGAGTTCATGCCGGTCGCGGAGCATCCGTTCGGCGGTTCCTGGGGCTATCAGATCAGCGGCTACTACGCGCCGACCAGCCGCTTCGGCTCCCCCGACGATCTGCGTCATCTCATCGATCGTCTGCACGGCGCCGGCATCGGCGTCATCCTCGACTGGGTTCCCGGTCACTTCCCGAAGGACGCGTTCGCCCTGGCCCGCTTCGACGGCGAGCCGCTGTACGAGCACGCCGACCCGCGTCGCGGCGAGCACCAGGACTGGGGCACGCTGATCTTCGACTACGGCCGCCCCGAGGTCCGCGGCTTCCTCGTCGCCAACGCGCTGTACTGGCTCGAGCAGTTCCACATCGACGGCCTCCGTGTGGATGCCGTCGCATCCATGCTCTACCTGGACTACTCGCGCAAGGACGGCGAGTGGGAGCCGAACATCCACGGCGGCCGCGAGAACCTCGAGGCGATCCGATTCCTGCAGGAGGCGAATGCCACCGCTTACCGCCTGCACCCCGGGATCGTCATGATCGCCGAGGAATCGACGAGCTTCCCCGGCGTCACGGCGCCGACCGACCACGCCGGTCTCGGATTCGGGTTCAAGTGGAACATGGGATGGATGAACGACTCGCTCGTCTACATCCAGCGGGACCCGGTGCACCGGTCGCACCACGAAGGCGAGATGACCTTCTCATTCGTCTACGCGTTCGGAGAGAACTACGTCCTCCCGATCAGTCATGACGAGGTCGTCCACGGCAAGCGGAGTCTGGTCGCGAAGATGCCCGGTGACCACGCGCACCAGCTCGCGAACGCCCGCGCGTATCTGGGCTACATGTGGGGCCACCCCGGGAAGAACCTGCTGTTCATGGGACAGGAGTTCGGCCAGCTCGCCGAGTGGTCAGAATCGCGGGAGCTGGACTGGTGGCTGCTCGACCAACCAGCGCACCGCCGGCTGATGGACTTCGTCGGCTCCCTGAACACCACCTACCGCGCCCAGTCACCGCTGTGGGAGCGGGACGGGGATGCCTCCTCGTTCACGCGGATGGGCGGTCCGACCTGGGACCCGAACGTCATCGCCTTCGAGCGGCGCGACGCGCACGGCGGCCGACTGGTGGTCATCAGCAACTTCAGCGGCACGACCCGGACGGCCCTGCCGCTGACGTTCAGCGTCGAAGGCGTGTGGCAGGAGGTGCTGAACACGGATGCCGCGGCCTTCGGCGGCCACGACGTCGGGAACCTCGGCATGGTCATCGCCCGCTCGGAGCAGGACGGTGCGGCTCCCGTGGCGGCCGTCACCGTTCCGGCGCTGTCGACGTTGTGGCTGCGTCACCAGCCGGAACCGCACGTGCCTACCGTGTCGCACGGCTGA